One Spinacia oleracea cultivar Varoflay chromosome 4, BTI_SOV_V1, whole genome shotgun sequence DNA segment encodes these proteins:
- the LOC110790060 gene encoding uncharacterized protein, whose protein sequence is MEYKAFWAIKQLNIDAKLAGEKWLLQLNELDEFRLQAYDSARIYKEKTKRWHDSHILQREFAVGDKVLLFNSRLKLFPGKLKSRWSGPFIVTMVSKFGSVEVENNMG, encoded by the coding sequence atggagtacaaggctttCTGGGCAATCAAGCAGCTCAATATAGATGCTaagctagccggtgagaagtGGCTACTACAGTTGAATGAGCTAGATGAGTTCAGATTGCAAGCCTATGACAGTGCTCGTATTTACAAAGAAAAGACTAAGCGTTGGCACGACAGTCATATCCTTCAGAGAGAGTTTGCAGTGGGCGACAAAGTCCTATTGTTCAAttctaggcttaagttattcCCCGGAAAACTaaagtctaggtggtctgggccgttcattGTGACCATGGTTAGTAAGTTTGGATCTGTTGAAGTAGAGAACAACATGGGTTAG
- the LOC110790061 gene encoding uncharacterized protein — protein sequence MNICTWNIRGLNEPLKANEVRRFLNNHSIHVVALLETRVRVGNKEKVQKRFGGAWTWFCNYPHSPKGRIWVGWKTADVDLQILSSSSQNVHCWIHTKDHRFSSFFTAVYGLHSVGHRKALWEELNQLSLSSHASPWLIAGDFNSIPYSGDRINGNVVSNAETRDFLQCISECDLNELHSTGWFFSWSSKGTDDPRVWNMIDRAFGNMKWMDSFAELSTKYLNPSLSDHSPIIIPCITNSSSGGRPFKFMNYLADHSSFESIVVDCWNREDMGRPMAQIWLKLNRVKHKLKALHKEEFSHTVEKIEYYRSELDNLQT from the coding sequence ATGAATATCTGTACTTGGAACATAAGAGGGCTTAATGAGCCTCTTAAAGCTAATGAAGTTAGGAGGTTCCTTAATAATCATAGTATTCATGTAGTAGCTTTATTAGAAACACGAGTAAGGGTTGGAAATAAGGAGAAGGTTCAAAAGAGATTTGGGGGGGCTTGGACTTGGTTCTGTAACTATCCTCATTCTCCTAAAGGTAGAATTTGGGTTGGTTGGAAGACTGCTGATGTGGACCTTCAGATTCTTAGTAGTTCCTCTCAAAATGTTCATTGTTGGATTCACACTAAGGACCATagattttcttctttctttactGCTGTTTATGGTTTGCATAGTGTAGGGCATAGGAAAGCTTTGTGGGAAGAGTTGAACCAGCTTAGCCTTAGCAGTCATGCTAGCCCCTGGCTGATTGCTGGTGACTTCAATTCTATTCCATACTCTGGGGATAGAATTAATGGTAATGTTGTGAGTAATGCAGAAACTAGGGACTTTCTTCAATGTATTTCAGAGTGTGATCTAAATGAACTGCATAGCACTGGTTGGTTCTTTTCTTGGTCTAGTAAGGGTACAGATGATCCTAGAGTGTGGAACATGATTGACAGGGCATTTGGAAACATGAAGTGGATGGACTCTTTTGCTGAGTTGTCTACTAAGTATTTGAATCCTTCCTTGTCTGACCATTCTCCTATTATCATTCCTTGCATTACAAACTCTTCCTCTGGTGGGAGACCTTTCAAATTTATGAACTATTTGGCAGATCACTCCTCTTTTGAGAGTATTGTGGTTGATTGTTGGAATAGGGAGGATATGGGTAGACCAATGGCTCAAATCTGGCTTAAGCTGAATAGAGTGAAGCACAAGCTAAAGGCATTACATAAGGAGGAGTTTTCTCACACTGTGGAGAAAATTGAGTATTACAGAAGTGAGTTAGACAATCTGCAGACTTAG